Proteins co-encoded in one Zygotorulaspora mrakii chromosome 5, complete sequence genomic window:
- the CCH1 gene encoding calcium channel protein CCH1 (similar to Saccharomyces cerevisiae CCH1 (YGR217W); ancestral locus Anc_5.113): MDTDSRFSTDFFERQGDVPYQQERNSTSETEEHVTFSPPAVNIVPPPIDTTEYEWERVNNQDSSVAPSSEAQKNETVSEERNANEKRPPFKNILRSRGRGDNNKAVPKLTLTTALPHDSDEGSSSRLIERSLSPLSRTRTRGRVRRQSVEDGSVSGEDSVDRSLISAKILSYVGGDDVSEFHDIQNDLQKGLSGEGLWLPQLDGKAIKPTSLKETEDALQNAENDASLVDRSTEFPESAFIRDHSNAKSLGRSQARKDEKENIDVTVSSQDGESTTELYPLDHLRRTRRLKGPLTLYGNSLGLVSPKNALRLKLAEMLLSKYYKYTFFLLLNVFIAILVCRSYNVAQTTFLYNFSGWSDYLIFVLSVCFSLNDLMKIIAFGFWDDSQMFAAYDKRYSSLIEQLGIVRFFNYAKTKYNFTMLDYLLPLKTTDEDRKKLLREREEGKITSRNISKDFDTPRAFMRSSWNRIDFTSSICFWIGLLISINDYDVKNGIRIFKALAVLRILRMLDTDTMFPSVFRSLKIAMPQLLNVGTILVYFWILFGILGVQSFRGSLRRRCVWYNPDDPSDTFINDSQFCGGYLDPLNLERQPYVFEDGSIGPNTKGFLCPQYSKCVSGENPYNGRTSFDNIISAMEMVFVVMSANTFTDIMSKTMNTDSMAASLFFIVATFVLTIWLMNLLIAVLVSSFELANEQYKKSSLLLDNRKKYSNIMTRLRKRAHHYIIRKTEQNEPPFWIKRCQKLYSGIEFLFVILITVDLILRCMVKSDGSRSSLEWFYTADFSISAALLFESFLRLFLSCTNIWCFIKRYDYVFDLVVSIATFVISGKQLFSTMGRAYYWLSFLQISRFYRVVFTFKVSSALWRRVLSNWRLIWDLSSFYFFFIFLVSIIMSISFEGVVPAQQLSEVGFGMFSFSNTFLSLFVVASTENWTNVLYALQQYSPSASSAFFASVFTIIWFILSNSVMMNIFIAVIAATMDVEEQDKRPLQIQHYLKYVYPRKIREYTEASLAERIQRTIFRKKVKHDTKDFKHFLMRGSAIMNMAQNSSELAEQLSKSKPTKKKPPKLLTYLLKLGKRFSFWRKMELNANNPFYKHAEVVFTEMEENDQNTIVLQLDDHEEEKLAYLRDHPSFNYSYFILSPHHLFRKFCQRLVPPSVGKRTDGVRFFEDDTNMYDNRIHFHLIERDIFLLLITCTTIALIIISCLSTPLYRMERNMKSWDWSTSWNCAMICIFSIEFVVKTVADGVVYSPNAYLRNPWNAIDLFVLISLWITFFAYLRNDGGLSRLCRGLSALRALRLLTVSNMARETFKLVVFDGVKKILEAAFVSMTLLFPFSVWGLALFRGRLGTCNDGDMNLDQCYGEFIQTVFQWDVLMPRTYGEPYLNLNSFSNTLRSLYEVVSLEGWTDLLQNLMSSTGIGTAASTFASPGNGVFLILFNFLSMVFILNLFVSFIISNHGKTTGTAYLTIEEKSWFEAKKLLSQAKPRRAPEMQHMSRFRRFFYSLAFEKKNFYYVCFLQFVLYIHIVMLLCRTFDKPNSKIVYEDVFFMFSSTVFLLQELFLLYGETFLIYFSSNWKILRFCIVVSCFVLTAVGFKVRNDALTFNNIKELFHLMIFLFIIPQNNTLSELLQTAAASWPSIFSLTYTWGILFLVYAIALNQIFGLTRLGPNTDNNINFRTVTKSLIVLFKCSFGEGWNYIMADLTVQEPFCFMSPDGGYDDCGSMTYAYFLLMSWNILSMYIFVNMFISVVMSNFSYVYRRGASKSPIDRKQILIFVDAWAKFDTNGRGKINPPDLPRLMHSFDGPLSFKIWEGTFTIRELVNNYMDVNPDDPYDVKVNLEGFNKHLDMIDTTRIIKRRLQYMRFVQQVRFTNNFQDAIHFGNLIQLIPLYTTYAPSDCMGIDEYVRNLYTIGKVDKYLKNGRNYDVLNMVVTAWKYRHRRTKSKKDGDDLIQPQQVSIMEPVKPAADFSVLNTPVMDYGVDNFMWSPRPGFRTKEQAQGATNEHPFADENEDPFADDDKDPFADENKDPFADENDNGN, encoded by the coding sequence ATGGATACAGACAGTCGATTTTCaactgatttttttgagcGCCAAGGGGACGTACCTTACCAGCAAGAACGGAATTCAACTTCTGAAACTGAGGAACATGTCACTTTTTCGCCTCCTGCAGTAAATATTGTCCCACCACCTATAGATACAACTGAATATGAATGGGAAAGGGTCAACAATCAGGATTCTTCAGTCGCTCCAAGTTCGGAGGCACAGAAGAACGAAACAGTAAGCGAGGAACGCAATGCCAATGAGAAAAGGCCTCCTTTTAAGAACATTTTGAGATCAAGGGGAAGAGGAGATAATAATAAAGCAGTCCCTAAACTAACTTTGACAACTGCTTTGCCTCATGACTCGGATGAAGGTAGTTCGTCGAGATTAATCGAACGCAGCCTTTCGCCTCTTTCCCGTACTAGGACAAGGGGGAGGGTACGAAGACAGAGTGTAGAGGATGGATCTGTATCTGGTGAAGATTCAGTGGATAGATCACTTATTTCAGCGAAAATTTTATCGTATGTCGGCGGCGATGATGTGAGTGAATTTCATGATATACAAAACGATCTCCAGAAAGGGCTTAGTGGAGAAGGCCTTTGGCTTCCACAATTAGATGGGAAGGCTATCAAGCCCACTTCACTCAAGGAGACAGAAGATGCTCTCCAAAATGCAGAAAATGATGCTTCTTTGGTAGATCGGTCGACGGAATTTCCAGAAAGTGCCTTTATCAGAGACCATTCCAACGCCAAATCTTTGGGGAGATCTCAAGCACGCAAAgatgagaaagaaaatattgatgTAACAGTATCTTCGCAAGATGGTGAAAGTACCACAGAGTTATATCCACTCGATCATTTACGCCGAACACGAAGATTAAAGGGACCTTTAACCCTATATGGTAACTCTTTGGGACTGGTGTCCCCGAAAAACGCTTTAAGACTTAAATTGGCAGAGATGCTGCTATCCAAATATTACaaatatactttttttttgcttttgaaTGTCTTTATTGCGATCTTGGTATGCAGAAGTTATAACGTTGCCCAGACAACGTTCCTTTACAATTTTTCGGGATGGTCTGACTACTTAATCTTTGTTTTAAGTGTGTGCTTCTCACTGAACGATCTTATGAAAATAATTGCATTTGGATTTTGGGATGATTCTCAAATGTTTGCAGCATATGATAAAAGGTATTCTTCGCTAATCGAGCAATTAGGTATAGTTcgttttttcaattatGCTAAGACAAAGTATAATTTTACTATGCTGGATTACTTGTTACCGCTCAAGACAACTGATGAGGACCGAAAAAAACTCCTAcgagaaagagaagaggGCAAGATCACTTCGAGAAATATTAGCAAAGATTTCGATACCCCAAGAGCGTTCATGCGCTCTTCTTGGAACAGAATTGACTTCACTTCTTCGATATGTTTCTGGATAGGCCTCTTGATATCCATAAATGACTATGATGTTAAAAACGGGATCAGAATTTTCAAGGCTCTGGCTGTCCTCAGAATTTTGAGAATGTTAGACACTGATACAATGTTTCCATCTGTCTTCAGAAGTCTCAAGATTGCAATGCCTCAACTACTAAATGTTGGAACTATTTTAGTATACTTTTGGATACTGTTCGGTATTCTAGGAGTCCAGAGTTTTCGAGGGTCTTTGAGAAGAAGATGTGTTTGGTATAATCCGGATGATCCTTCTGACACATTTATAAATGACAGTCAATTTTGCGGCGGTTATCTTGATCCTTTGAACCTCGAACGGCAACCTtatgtttttgaagatgGGAGTATTGGCCCTAATACAAAAGGTTTCTTGTGTCCGCAGTATTCTAAATGTGTCTCTGGTGAAAATCCTTACAATGGTCGCACAAGTTTTGACAATATTATATCTGCAATGGAAATGGTTTTTGTTGTGATGAGTGCCAACACGTTTACCGATATAATGAGTAAAACAATGAATACGGATTCAATGGCAgcatctctttttttcatagtTGCTACATTTGTATTGACAATCTGGCTAATGAATTTGTTAATTGCTGTCTTAGTTTCCTCCTTCGAATTGGCCAATGAACaatacaaaaaaagttCACTTCTACTCGATAATCGCAAAAAATACAGTAATATCATGACACGCCTAAGAAAAAGAGCTCATCATTATATTATAAGAAAGACAGAACAGAACGAGCCTCCCTTCTGGATCAAACGTTGTCAGAAACTCTATAGTGGTATTGAGTTTTTATTTGTCATTTTAATTACGGTAGACTTGATATTGCGATGCATGGTAAAATCTGATGGCTCCAGGTCATCCCTAGAATGGTTTTATACTGCtgatttttccatttctgCGGCATTATTATTCGAATCGTTTTTAAGATTGTTTCTTTCCTGCACGAACATCTGGTGCTTCATAAAAAGATACGACTATGtttttgatcttgttgTTTCAATTGCAACATTCGTCATTAGCGGCAAACAGCTATTCAGCACTATGGGAAGAGCCTATTATTGGCTATCCTTTTTGCAGATTAGCCGCTTTTATCGAGTTgttttcactttcaaagtttcGTCTGCCCTATGGAGAAGAGTCCTAAGTAATTGGAGGCTTATTTGGGACCTCTCAAgcttttatttcttcttcattttccttgTCTCCATCATTATGTCCATATCGTTCGAAGGAGTTGTGCCTGCACAGCAGCTATCTGAAGTAGGTTTTGggatgttttcattttcaaacaCTTTCTTATCACTCTTCGTCGTTGCGTCAACTGAAAACTGGACAAATGTCCTTTATGCGCTGCAGCAGTATTCACCTTCCGCTTCATCCGCCTTTTTTGCATCAGTTTTTACAATAATATGGTTTATCCTATCCAATTcagtgatgatgaatattttcatcgCCGTAATTGCAGCCACGATGGACGTTGAGGAGCAGGATAAGCGACCCTTGCAAATACAGCATTATCTTAAGTATGTTTATCCACGCAAAATAAGAGAATATACAGAGGCGTCGTTGGCAGAGAGAATCCAAAGAACGATATTCAGAAAAAAGGTCAAGCATGATACAAAGGACTTCAAGCACTTTTTGATGAGAGGCTCCGCAATTATGAATATGGCTCAAAATTCATCTGAGTTGGCTGAACAACTTTCAAAGTCGAAACcgacaaaaaagaaacctCCGAAGCTGTTGACGTACCTGCTGAAGCTGGGGAAACGTTTTTCGTTTTGGCGAAAAATGGAGTTGAATGCCAACAATCCTTTTTACAAACATGCAGAAGTAGTTTTTACGgaaatggaagaaaatgacCAAAACACAATTGTTCTCCAGCTTGATGATcatgaagaagaaaaattggctTATCTAAGAGACCATCCTTCTTTCAACTATTCATACTTTATTCTATCTCCACATCATTTGTTTCGTAAATTCTGTCAGCGACTGGTACCACCTAGCGTAGGAAAAAGAACCGATGGGGTTCGcttctttgaagatgataccAACATGTATGATAATAGaatccattttcatctcattGAGagagatatttttttgcttttaaTAACCTGTACTACCATCGCGTTAATAATCATCTCATGTTTATCGACTCCGTTATACAGaatggaaagaaatatgaaatCATGGGATTGGTCTACATCCTGGAATTGCGCAATgatttgcattttttcgATTGAATTTGTAGTCAAGACGGTAGCTGATGGGGTTGTTTATTCTCCAAATGCTTATTTAAGAAATCCTTGGAATGCCATAGACCTGTTTGTCCTAATATCTCTCTGGATCACTTTCTTTGCTTATTTGAGGAATGATGGGGGTCTTTCTAGACTATGCAGGGGTTTATCAGCTTTGAGAGCTTTGAGATTGTTAACTGTAAGTAACATGGCTCGAGAAACTTTTAAATTAGTTGTTTTTGATGGggtgaagaaaattttggaagcAGCATTTGTTTCGATGACTTTGCTATTCCCCTTTTCTGTTTGGGGCCTCGCTCTATTTCGTGGGCGTTTGGGAACGTGTAATGATGGAGATATGAATTTAGATCAATGTTATGGTGAATTTATTCaaacagtttttcaatggGATGTACTCATGCCAAGGACGTACGGGGAACCCTATCTGAATCttaattcattttctaaTACATTGAGGTCTCTTTATGAGGTCGTTTCTTTGGAAGGCTGGACTgatcttttgcaaaatctCATGAGCTCAACTGGTATTGGTACAGCGGCATCTACTTTTGCGTCTCCTGGCAATGgagtttttttgattctcttcaatttcttgaGCATggtcttcattttgaatctttttgtttcatttATTATAAGCAACCATGGTAAAACAACGGGAACTGCATATCTcacaattgaagaaaagtcCTGGTTTGAAGCCAAAAAACTTTTAAGTCAGGCAAAACCAAGGCGCGCCCCAGAGATGCAGCATATGTCAAGATTTAGACGATTCTTTTATTCATTGGCCTTcgagaaaaagaatttttatTACGTTTGTTTTCTCCAGTTTGTTCTATATATCCATATTGTGATGCTTTTGTGCAGGACATTTGATAagccaaattcaaaaatagtCTACGAGGAcgttttttttatgttcTCCTCCACTGTTTTTCTACTGCAAGAActatttttattatatgGCGAAACATTCCTCATTTACTTTTCTTCGAACTGGAAGATCTTACGGTTTTGTATTGTAGTGTCATGCTTCGTTCTTACTGCGGTTGGATTTAAGGTTAGAAATGATGCACTCACTTTCAATAATATTAAAGAGTTGtttcatttgatgatatttttgtttattaTTCCTCAAAACAATACATTATCAGAGCTTCTCCAAACCGCTGCTGCAAGTTGGCCatccatattttctttgacaTATACATGGGGTATTTTGTTCCTGGTGTATGCGATTGCActgaatcaaatttttgggTTAACTAGGCTGGGTCCTAATACagataataatatcaattttaGGACTGTTACAAAATCATTAattgttcttttcaaatgcagTTTTGGAGAGGGATGGAACTACATTATGGCGGACCTAACAGTTCAGGAGCCTTTTTGCTTTATGTCGCCAGATGGTGGCTACGATGATTGCGGGTCCATGACATATgcatattttcttttaatGTCGTGGAATATACTTTCCATGTACATTTTTGTCAATATGTTCATCTCAGTTGTGATGAGCAATTTCAGTTATGTTTATCGTCGGGGTGCATCCAAATCACCAATAGACAGGAAACAGATATTAATTTTCGTTGATGCGTGGGCAAAATTTGATACCAACGGCCGAGGAAAGATTAATCCACCAGACTTACCAAGACTCATGCATTCCTTTGATGGGCCactttcattcaaaatctggGAAGGAACGTTTACAATTCGCGAGTTGGTGAATAATTATATGGATGTGAATCCGGATGATCCATACGACGTAAAGGTAAACTTGGAAGGGTTTAATAAGCATCTTGATATGATCGACACAACACGTATCATCAAGAGAAGACTACAGTATATGAGATTTGTTCAGCAGGTTCGCTTTACAAACAATTTTCAGGATGCCATTCATTTTGGCAATCTTATTCAGTTGATACCTCTCTACACTACCTATGCTCCAAGTGATTGTATGGGCATTGATGAGTACGTTCGCAATTTGTACACTATTGGTAAAGTTGacaaatatttgaagaacgGACGAAACTACGACGTCCTTAATATGGTAGTGACAGCCTGGAAATACAGGCATAGACGtacaaaatcaaagaaagatggAGATGATTTAATACAGCCACAGCAAGTTTCTATTATGGAACCAGTGAAGCCGGCAGCAGATTTTAGTGTTTTGAATACACCAGTAATGGATTATGGTGTCGACAATTTTATGTGGTCCCCAAGGCCTGGCTTTCGAACTAAGGAACAAGCCCAAGGTGCCACAAATGAACACCCTTTCgctgatgaaaatgaagaccCTTTTgctgatgatgataaagaCCCTTTtgctgatgaaaataaagatcCTTTCgctgatgaaaatgataatggaaattga
- the RSM27 gene encoding mitochondrial 37S ribosomal protein mS33 (similar to Saccharomyces cerevisiae RSM27 (YGR215W); ancestral locus Anc_5.115) produces MTVSKTRLLKVAEVSAKIFDQNFNPNGIRTGSKIISQRLKGSTIAGYYGDPDFLKFKHLKALYPGFQFCDLDEEYRLTMIEARKRRGKGAPKKLKEAGGSGTKSKKRK; encoded by the coding sequence ATGACCGTTTCGAAAACCAGGCTTCTCAAGGTTGCAGAAGTTTCtgccaaaatatttgaccAGAACTTCAATCCTAACGGCATCAGAACGGGTTCTAAAATAATATCACAAAGGCTGAAGGGTTCGACTATAGCTGGTTATTATGGAGATCCCGATTTTCTGAAGTTCAAACATTTGAAAGCACTGTACCCTGGATTCCAGTTTTGCGATTTAGATGAAGAGTATAGATTAACAATGATTGAGGCAAGAAAACGTCGTGGTAAGGGTGCACCAAAGAAACTTAAAGAAGCAGGCGGTTCGGGAACCAAGAGTAAAAAAAGGAAGTAG
- the GPI1 gene encoding phosphatidylinositol N-acetylglucosaminyltransferase (similar to Saccharomyces cerevisiae GPI1 (YGR216C); ancestral locus Anc_5.114): MVVYIFWPKHLKSKELHLNDDNMCAISICLQSTDHIVLDIVPRRLLEKEALSAPYSIIGTKNSGEANWKFGEANDYCTIEFYVPNLKVLQFFSLEPIPLTQLGNAANTTVKKADYKNFEKLCNHPRYQSHDDRLRRNLSLLNLFDSHHESFVKRYHSLHIKSVNVSARLGTMMRKKCRSSSLRNIVSTFTVHLVVNMVKVAYSVSSFLNWRYTQLVNISVLAQQIDLRAQQICYFPVQYLLINEHHSIGKTPPKIEFSSEDSSQWKEELPCKYYPDYIRFYNTVWLILNDISFGMIVGSLVYDHADQISMHLHRAIGFSLYHFPKAITISLSNNPLGIKLNHELAKFFSELFLWVIEFSNVLFVGPMIEINNLKCFLRVVSQLGCVFGGTFALSIIVDYFAILTFHIYTFHRISSKLYHWQLVILLSLFHLFRGKKNNILRNRIDHNYFKLDQLLLGTIFFIILVFLLPTVLMFYLFFTTLRMVTIDVEIFLESIIALLNHFPLFALLLRLKDPKRIPGGITMNELGPGRLDLKSKPIKISEMFKPFVLLMEQMKDIYFSSKTSRQIFLGLPFVTHRRKLYQILYSSLPSTPIDIRTFRNKLSPHIKKKD, from the coding sequence ATGGTGGTTTACATATTCTGGCCAAAGCATTTGAAGAGCAAGGAGCTCCATCTTAACGATGACAATATGTGTGCCATCTCTATTTGTCTTCAAAGCACTGACCATATTGTGTTGGATATAGTACCCAGACGGTTGCTCGAAAAAGAAGCACTTAGTGCTCCATATTCAATTATCGGTACTAAGAATTCAGGGGAGGCAAATTGGAAATTTGGTGAGGCAAACGACTATTGCACGATCGAATTTTACGTACCGAACTTGAAGGTTCTAcagttcttttctttggaaCCAATACCTTTGACACAGCTTGGAAACGCTGCCAATACGACAGTTAAAAAAGCAGATTATAAAAACTTCGAAAAATTATGCAACCATCCAAGATATCAATCTCATGATGACAGACTGAGACGAAATTTAAGCCTTCTTAATTTATTCGATTCGCATCACGAATCATTTGTGAAACGATATCATAGCCTACATATTAAGTCAGTTAATGTCAGTGCCAGATTGGGAAcgatgatgaggaagaaatgTAGAAGTTCATCTCTGCGAAATATAGTATCCACCTTCACTGTACATTTAGTTGTTAATATGGTCAAAGTTGCATATTCAGTTTCCTCCTTCCTAAATTGGCGGTATACACAGCTGGTCAACATATCTGTTTTAGCGCAGCAGATAGATCTAAGGGCGCAGCAGATATGCTATTTTCCAGTCCAGTATTTGTTAATAAACGAACACCATTCAATAGGAAAGACGCCACCGaagattgaattttcatcagagGACTCGAGTCAATGGAAAGAGGAACTACCCTGCAAATATTACCCAGACTACATCAGATTTTATAATACCGTCTGGCTTATTCTCAATGATATTTCCTTTGGAATGATAGTTGGGTCCTTGGTATACGACCATGCTGATCAGATTTCCATGCACTTGCATAGGGCAATAGGTTTTTCGCTGTACCACTTCCCAAAAGCGATAACTATATCTCTATCGAATAATCCATTGGGcataaaattgaatcatGAATTAgcaaaattcttcagtGAATTGTTCCTATGGGTTATTGAATTTTCCAATGTACTATTTGTTGGTCCAATGATTGAGATTAACAATCTGAAATGTTTCCTCAGAGTTGTTTCACAACTGGGTTGCGTATTCGGTGGAACGTTTGCATTATCAATAATTGTTGATTATTTCGCCATTCTTACTTTTCATATTTACACGTTTCATCGCATTAGCAGCAAGCTATATCATTGGCAATTGGTAATATTACTAAgtttatttcatttatttcgcggtaaaaaaaacaatattttACGTAACAGAATTGATCATAATTACTTCAAACTAGATCAGTTACTGCTGGgtacaatttttttcattattctAGTATTTTTACTGCCAACCGTACTGATGTTTTACCTATTTTTCACAACTTTAAGAATGGTGACAATCGATGTGGAAATTTTCCTGGAATCTATAATTGCATTATTAAATCATTTCCCATTGTTTGCGTTGTTACTGCGATTGAAGGATCCGAAAAGAATACCCGGTGGTATCACTATGAATGAGTTGGGACCCGGCAGgcttgatttgaaaagcaaGCCAATTAAAATATCAGAAATGTTCAAACCATTTGTGTTGCTGATGGAACAAATGAAGGATATCTACTTTTCTTCGAAGACATCAAGACAAATATTCCTAGGTCTTCCCTTTGTTACGCATAGAAGAAAGTTATATCAAATACTGTACTCCTCACTACCGTCTACACCTATCGACATAAGAACCTTCCGGAACAAGCTATCGCCTCatataaagaagaaagattga
- the HNM1 gene encoding Hnm1p (similar to Saccharomyces cerevisiae HNM1 (YGL077C); ancestral locus Anc_6.205), whose protein sequence is MSSTFEGHTSSYDLDTYSQSDVHKRDARINNAEIESQEKSTDIVDSRDGEVHLRKNFSLWSILGVGFGLTNSWFGISVSMVTGISSGGPMMIVYGIIIVALISVCVGVSLGELSSAYPHAGGQFWWSLKLAPPKHKRFAAYLCGSFAYAGSVFTSASTTLSVATELVGMYALTHPDFTPRRWHVFVCFELLHLFLMFFNCYGKSLPLISSSSLYISLFSFFTITVTVLACSSGKFNDAKFVFATFYNETGWKSSGIAFIVGLINPAWSFSCLDCATHMAFEVEKPERVIPTAIMGTVAIGFITSFCYVIAMFFSIRDLDAVMSSNTGAPILAIYDQALNSKAGAIVLGCLVLFTSFGCVIACHTWQARLCWSFSRDKGLPLSRLWSQISPQAGVPLNAHLMSCAWISLIGLLYLASTTAFNSLITGCIAFLLLSYSIPVICLLMKKRQINHGPFWLGWFGYLSNFVLLGWSVFCIVFFSFPAVLPAEKDNMNYVAVVIVGYTAYALLYWRFKGRKEFTAVIEEEEETLHNTIDPYEVSSINQGLEKSGETQTQ, encoded by the coding sequence ATGAGCTCTACTTTCGAGGGTCATACGTCTTCTTATGACTTAGACACGTACTCTCAAAGTGATGTTCACAAAAGAGATGCACGTATAAACAATGCTGAGATCGAATCCCAGGAGAAAAGTACTGACATCGTTGATTCCAGGGATGGTGAGGTTCATTTGaggaagaatttttcattatgGTCCATCCTTGGAGTGGGATTCGGCTTGACCAACTCCTGGTTCGGTATATCTGTGTCGATGGTCACTGGTATATCGTCTGGTGGTCCAATGATGATTGTTTACGGTATCATTATTGTTGCCTTGATTTCTGTGTGTGTCGGTGTATCATTGGGTGAACTGTCGTCTGCATACCCACATGCTGGCGGTCAGTTTTGGTGGTCATTGAAGTTAGCACCACCAAAGCATAAGAGATTTGCAGCGTACCTGTGTGGGTCTTTTGCTTATGCAGGCTCAGTTTTCACAAGTGCTTCCACAACTCTATCTGTTGCTACGGAGTTAGTTGGAATGTATGCTTTAACTCATCCAGATTTTACACCAAGAAGATGGCATGTATTCGTTTGTTTTGAGCTTTTacatcttttcttgatgtttttcaattgttatGGTAAATCGCTGCCCCTcatttcttcctcttccttATAcatttcattgttttcttttttcaccatCACAGTCACTGTGTTAGCTTGTTCAAGTGGTAAATTTAATGACGCTAAGTTTGTTTTTGCAACATTTTATAACGAGACAGGTTGGAAATCGAGTGGTATCGCTTTTATTGTAGGTTTAATTAATCCTGCTTGGTCTTTCTCATGCTTAGATTGCGCAACACACATGGCATTTGAGGTCGAAAAACCGGAAAGGGTGATTCCAACTGCAATCATGGGTACCGTTGCTATTGGTTTCATTACGTCATTTTGTTATGTTATTGCAATGTTCTTTTCTATCAGAGATTTAGATGCAGTTATGAGCTCAAATACGGGTGCTCCGATTCTAGCGATTTATGATCAAGCGTTGAATTCGAAGGCCGGAGCCATTGTATTGGGATGTTTGGTGCTTTTCACATCTTTTGGTTGTGTCATCGCCTGTCACACATGGCAAGCAAGACTTTGTTGGtcattttcaagagataaaGGTTTACCTCTTTCTCGTTTATGGTCTCAAATCAGTCCTCAGGCTGGTGTTCCCTTAAATGCTCATTTGATGTCGTGTGCATGGATTTCTTTGATCGGCTTACTATATTTGGCATCAACAACTGCcttcaattctttgattACTGGATGTATTGCATTCCTCCTGTTATCCTACTCCATCCCCGTTATAtgtcttttgatgaaaaagcGTCAAATCAATCACGGTCCATTCTGGTTGGGCTGGTTCGGTtacctttcaaattttgttCTATTAGGTTGGTCAGTCTTTTGTATTgtattcttttcctttcctGCAGTTCTACCAGCTGAGAAAGATAACATGAATTATGTGGCCGTTGTCATTGTTGGCTACACTGCCTATGCACTGCTCTATTGGAGATTTAAGGGCCGTAAAGAATTCACAGCTGTAatagaagaagaagaggagacTCTTCATAATACTATAGATCCTTACGAAGTTAGTAGTATCAATCAAGGGTTGGAAAAATCCGGAGAAACGCAAACCCAGTAA